DNA from Betaproteobacteria bacterium:
CGTACCGGCTGCAGCGGCTGCACGCCAGCCTGGCGAGATCCGCCGTCGAAGATGGATTCAAGGACCCAGTCACATGAGGCGCATACCGGTCACTATCAACGGGGCAGAACAGCTCAAGAGCGAGCTGCAGCGGCTGAAGACGGTCGAACGCCCGGCGGTCATCACCGCGATCGCCGAGGCTCGTGCGCACGGCGATCTGTCGGAGAACGCCGAATACGATGCAGCCAAGGAGCGCCAGGGCTTCATCGAAACCCGCATCGCCGAAGTCGAAGCCAAGCTCGGCAATGCGCAGGTGATCGATCCGGGTCGGCTGGACGCGGACGGGCGCTGCGTGTTCGGCGCGACCGTCGAGCTGGAAGACATGGATGCGCGCCAGGTCATGACCTATCAGATCGTCGGCGAGGACGAGGCGGACCTCAAGCAGGGCAAGATCTCGATCAGCTCGCCGATCGCGCGCGCGCTGATCGGCAAATACGCCGGCGACGTGGTCGAGGTCAATACCCCGGGCGGCACGCGCGAGTACGAGATACTCGAAGTCAAATACGTCTAG
Protein-coding regions in this window:
- the greA gene encoding transcription elongation factor GreA, which encodes MRRIPVTINGAEQLKSELQRLKTVERPAVITAIAEARAHGDLSENAEYDAAKERQGFIETRIAEVEAKLGNAQVIDPGRLDADGRCVFGATVELEDMDARQVMTYQIVGEDEADLKQGKISISSPIARALIGKYAGDVVEVNTPGGTREYEILEVKYV